A region from the Armatimonadota bacterium genome encodes:
- the rsmA gene encoding 16S rRNA (adenine(1518)-N(6)/adenine(1519)-N(6))-dimethyltransferase RsmA, giving the protein MRDPGGRDGDLLSAAATARRLRAYGLRPRRRLGQHFLISPAALAAILEAAALSGSDGVLEIGAGIGTLTAALATRAKAVIAVEFDAALMPPLQDAVAAFPNVTLVQGDILALDLAALVAGLPVPRKSVSNLPYNIAAPVILALLERPLGFTRLVVTVQREVADRLVARPGERAYGALSVAVQYRARASIAGRISPGAFYPPPAVDSAIVVLETLPAPAVAVVDEPLFFRVVRSGFAQRRKTLRNAVAAALGVAPAAVESVASAAGIDPRRRAETLTLEEFALLTDLLAGALAAEVKAPPPGKDTR; this is encoded by the coding sequence GTGAGGGACCCCGGCGGGCGCGACGGCGACCTGCTCTCGGCCGCAGCGACGGCGCGCAGGCTCCGCGCCTACGGGCTGCGTCCCCGGCGTCGTCTCGGCCAGCACTTTCTGATCAGCCCGGCGGCCCTGGCCGCCATCCTCGAGGCCGCCGCGCTCTCCGGCAGCGACGGCGTGCTGGAGATCGGCGCGGGGATCGGCACCCTCACCGCGGCGCTGGCCACCCGAGCGAAAGCGGTCATCGCCGTGGAGTTCGACGCCGCCCTGATGCCTCCGCTGCAGGATGCCGTCGCCGCCTTCCCCAATGTGACGCTGGTGCAGGGCGACATCCTGGCCCTGGACCTGGCCGCTCTGGTGGCCGGCCTGCCCGTCCCGCGCAAGTCGGTCAGCAACCTGCCCTACAACATCGCCGCGCCGGTGATCCTGGCGCTGCTGGAGCGCCCCCTGGGGTTCACCCGTCTGGTCGTCACCGTGCAGCGCGAAGTCGCCGATCGGCTCGTGGCCCGTCCCGGGGAGCGGGCGTACGGCGCCCTCTCCGTGGCGGTGCAGTACCGGGCTCGGGCGTCGATCGCCGGACGGATCAGTCCCGGCGCCTTCTATCCGCCGCCGGCGGTAGACTCGGCCATCGTGGTGCTGGAGACGCTTCCGGCGCCGGCCGTGGCGGTGGTCGATGAACCGCTGTTCTTCCGGGTCGTCCGCAGCGGGTTCGCCCAGCGCCGCAAGACACTGCGCAACGCGGTGGCCGCCGCGCTGGGCGTCGCCCCCGCCGCGGTGGAATCCGTCGCCTCCGCCGCCGGGATCGACCCGCGGCGACGGGCGGAGACCCTCACCCTGGAAGAGTTTGCGCTCCTGACGGACCTGCTGGCCGGCGCGCTGGCGGCGGAGGTAAAGGCACCGCCGCCGGGGAAAGACACCAGGTGA
- the purR gene encoding pur operon repressor codes for MVPRREGGRLRRGERMVIMAHHLLNAPHRLFPLGTFVEMLGAAKSTISEDLGFMRQAFERFQLGKVETLAGAAGGVRYLPSPRRERIRALVEEICQRLRDPSRLLPGGFLYTADLTSTPSYAVRLGEAFAAFFEESRPDVVLTMEVKGIPLALMTARAFDVPLVTIRRGAHPTDGPAVSVNYVSGSSRLVQSMTLPLRAMTQGARVLFIDDFLRGGGTARGVYDLMREFRAEVVGVGVLIETPSPRERMIDRYISLIHFQGVGEQGEILITPSRFVLESAPIR; via the coding sequence ATGGTCCCGCGGCGCGAAGGCGGCAGGCTGCGTCGGGGCGAGCGCATGGTCATCATGGCTCACCACCTGCTGAACGCCCCGCACCGGCTGTTCCCGCTGGGCACCTTCGTCGAGATGCTGGGGGCGGCCAAGTCCACGATCAGTGAGGACCTGGGGTTCATGCGGCAGGCCTTCGAGCGGTTCCAGCTGGGGAAGGTGGAGACCCTGGCCGGCGCCGCCGGGGGCGTGCGCTATCTCCCCTCACCCCGCCGGGAGCGGATTCGCGCCCTGGTGGAGGAGATCTGCCAGCGGCTGCGCGATCCGTCGCGGCTGCTGCCCGGCGGCTTCCTCTACACCGCAGACCTCACCTCCACCCCCTCCTACGCCGTGCGCCTGGGCGAGGCCTTTGCCGCCTTCTTCGAGGAGAGCCGACCCGACGTCGTGCTGACCATGGAGGTCAAGGGGATCCCGCTGGCGCTGATGACGGCGCGGGCCTTCGATGTGCCGCTGGTCACGATCCGCCGCGGGGCGCATCCCACCGACGGGCCCGCCGTGAGCGTGAACTACGTCTCCGGCTCCTCGCGCCTGGTGCAGTCGATGACGCTGCCGCTGAGGGCCATGACCCAGGGCGCACGCGTGCTGTTCATCGACGACTTCCTCCGCGGCGGCGGCACGGCGCGCGGCGTCTACGACCTGATGCGGGAGTTCCGCGCCGAGGTGGTGGGCGTGGGCGTGCTCATCGAGACGCCCAGCCCGCGCGAGCGCATGATCGACCGTTACATCTCCCTCATTCACTTTCAGGGAGTGGGCGAGCAGGGCGAGATCCTGATCACGCCGAGCCGGTTCGTCCTGGAATCCGCCCCCATCCGGTGA
- a CDS encoding TetR/AcrR family transcriptional regulator has protein sequence MRRMPARVRAKQEARRTQILEAAAKVFARKGFEGATISEIARAAGLAEGSIYNYFRSKEDLLVHIPRQFVQPVLKMWTPAAGGPRSPEEAERQLLGLIGAMAERLRSQTPFLKVFVSALPYLSPAARRQYMRIPTAAAERLEEFLRAGMGAGVFRQDLNSTIASRALPGMLMAFVLMQEIMLGQRLIPYDYGTIVAEVVRLFLYGAVPRGETTRTPSSQGGRT, from the coding sequence ATGAGGCGGATGCCCGCGCGGGTCAGGGCGAAGCAGGAGGCGCGGCGGACGCAGATCCTGGAGGCCGCGGCGAAGGTCTTTGCCCGCAAGGGCTTCGAGGGGGCGACGATCAGCGAGATCGCGCGCGCCGCCGGACTGGCCGAGGGCAGTATCTACAACTACTTCCGAAGCAAGGAAGATCTGCTCGTGCACATCCCCCGCCAGTTTGTCCAGCCGGTGCTCAAGATGTGGACCCCCGCCGCCGGGGGGCCGCGCAGCCCGGAGGAGGCCGAGCGCCAGCTGCTGGGGCTGATCGGCGCGATGGCCGAGCGCCTGCGCAGCCAGACGCCGTTCCTCAAAGTCTTCGTCTCCGCGCTGCCGTATCTCAGTCCGGCGGCCCGGCGGCAGTACATGCGGATCCCCACGGCGGCTGCAGAGCGGCTCGAGGAGTTCCTCCGGGCGGGGATGGGCGCCGGGGTATTCCGTCAGGACCTGAATTCCACGATCGCCTCGCGCGCGCTGCCCGGCATGCTTATGGCCTTCGTGCTGATGCAGGAGATCATGCTCGGTCAACGATTGATCCCCTACGACTACGGGACGATCGTCGCCGAAGTGGTGCGCCTCTTTCTGTATGGGGCGGTGCCGCGCGGCGAGACCACCCGCACCCCATCATCCCAAGGAGGACGGACGTGA
- the ispE gene encoding 4-(cytidine 5'-diphospho)-2-C-methyl-D-erythritol kinase: MTSVEVGQRQEGGKPVKELRLHAYAKVNLTLDVGLARPDGYHEIESVMHTIALHDSITLREAGAGTEVVVTDGDGVPTDHRNLVWRAAERLREMFGVTRPVQIELVKRIPVAAGLGGGSSDAAMTLLGLAQLWKLRLDGREMLALATQLGADVPFFLEGGGAVARGKGERITYLRPLPTTWLVLARPRIEVSTAWAYRQLGAMGVGARPQTAAMIEAVRREDVREVGRLLRNVFEDVIASHYPVVRDLKAAILRGEAYGASMSGTGPTVFGLMANEAAAHKTADDLRRFADVDVYVTRTFAESR, encoded by the coding sequence GTGACGTCCGTCGAGGTCGGCCAGCGTCAGGAAGGAGGGAAGCCGGTGAAAGAGCTCCGTCTCCACGCCTATGCCAAGGTGAACCTGACGCTGGACGTGGGTCTGGCGCGGCCGGACGGCTATCACGAGATCGAGTCGGTGATGCACACCATCGCGTTGCACGACTCCATCACCCTGCGCGAGGCGGGCGCGGGCACGGAGGTCGTCGTCACCGACGGCGACGGCGTGCCCACCGATCACCGCAACCTGGTCTGGCGCGCCGCGGAGAGGCTGCGGGAGATGTTCGGGGTGACCCGTCCCGTCCAGATCGAGCTGGTCAAGCGCATCCCGGTGGCGGCGGGTCTCGGCGGCGGCAGTTCCGACGCGGCGATGACGCTGCTCGGGCTGGCCCAGCTGTGGAAGCTGCGCCTGGATGGCCGGGAGATGCTGGCCCTGGCCACGCAGCTGGGCGCGGACGTTCCCTTCTTCCTGGAAGGCGGCGGGGCGGTGGCCCGCGGCAAAGGCGAGCGGATCACCTACCTGCGTCCTCTCCCCACGACCTGGCTGGTGCTGGCGCGGCCGCGCATCGAGGTGTCCACGGCCTGGGCCTACCGCCAACTCGGCGCGATGGGCGTCGGGGCGCGGCCGCAGACGGCGGCGATGATCGAGGCCGTGCGGCGCGAGGATGTGCGCGAGGTCGGCCGGTTGTTGCGCAACGTCTTCGAGGATGTGATCGCCTCTCACTACCCGGTCGTCAGAGACCTCAAGGCCGCCATCCTGCGGGGGGAAGCCTACGGCGCGTCGATGAGCGGGACCGGGCCGACCGTCTTCGGCTTGATGGCCAACGAAGCCGCGGCGCACAAGACCGCCGACGACCTGCGGCGGTTTGCCGACGTGGACGTCTATGTCACCCGCACCTTTGCCGAGAGCCGCTGA
- the mce gene encoding methylmalonyl-CoA epimerase has translation MRVDHLGIAVADLERAVALYAALLGGRVVHRETLVQEGVRLAFLDVSGVLLELLQPTAEAGPLARFLRSRGEGLHHLAVEVPDVARALEEAGSVGAQAVDPAPRPGARGRMVAFLHPAALHGVLIELVGPAKSSGPPDA, from the coding sequence GTGAGAGTCGACCACCTTGGGATTGCCGTGGCGGATCTGGAGAGGGCGGTCGCGCTGTACGCCGCCCTCCTCGGCGGCCGCGTCGTCCACCGGGAAACTCTGGTGCAGGAGGGCGTGCGCCTGGCCTTCCTCGACGTGTCGGGTGTGCTGCTGGAACTGCTGCAGCCCACCGCCGAGGCGGGACCGCTGGCCCGATTCCTCCGCTCGCGCGGCGAAGGGTTGCATCATCTGGCCGTCGAGGTGCCCGATGTGGCCCGGGCCCTGGAGGAGGCGGGATCCGTCGGCGCTCAGGCGGTCGACCCCGCGCCGCGTCCCGGAGCGCGCGGGCGGATGGTGGCCTTCCTCCACCCCGCCGCATTGCACGGGGTGCTGATCGAACTCGTCGGTCCCGCGAAATCGTCCGGTCCGCCCGACGCATGA
- a CDS encoding NTP transferase domain-containing protein codes for MTDAIVLAGGGREPGLDAGAANKGFLEIAGRPLLARVLDALRGASGVGRIAVVGPPEAIAAVSTEVVVVPDGGSIMDNVVRAVEALGAREPVLVVASDIPLLTAAAVEAFLAGCRAAPADFCYAIVPQEAMARAFPAARKTFVRVTDGVFTGGSVMLVNPAVIDRVRDFVERVIAARKKPWMLAQLFGWSIMMKFASGRLSIAEMEARVHELLGIVARAVVVPDPVLALDVDMGKPENLALIRAALGG; via the coding sequence GTGACCGACGCCATCGTCCTGGCCGGCGGGGGACGCGAGCCCGGCCTGGACGCCGGGGCGGCCAACAAGGGATTCCTGGAGATCGCGGGCCGCCCGTTGCTGGCCCGCGTCCTGGACGCGCTGCGGGGCGCCTCGGGGGTGGGGCGGATCGCCGTGGTCGGTCCCCCGGAGGCGATTGCGGCGGTCAGCACCGAGGTTGTCGTCGTCCCCGACGGCGGGAGCATCATGGACAACGTGGTCCGCGCCGTGGAGGCGCTGGGCGCACGGGAGCCGGTACTGGTTGTGGCCTCGGATATCCCCCTGCTCACCGCGGCCGCCGTGGAGGCCTTCCTGGCCGGCTGCCGGGCCGCGCCGGCCGACTTCTGCTACGCCATCGTTCCCCAGGAGGCGATGGCGCGGGCCTTCCCCGCCGCGCGCAAGACCTTCGTACGCGTGACCGACGGCGTGTTCACCGGGGGGAGCGTCATGCTCGTCAACCCCGCCGTGATCGACCGGGTCCGGGATTTCGTCGAGCGCGTCATCGCCGCGCGCAAGAAACCCTGGATGCTGGCGCAGCTCTTCGGCTGGTCCATCATGATGAAGTTCGCCTCCGGGCGGCTCAGCATCGCCGAGATGGAGGCCAGAGTCCACGAGCTGCTCGGCATCGTTGCCCGGGCCGTGGTCGTTCCCGATCCCGTGCTGGCCCTGGATGTGGACATGGGCAAACCGGAGAACCTCGCCCTGATCCGGGCGGCCCTGGGAGGCTAG
- a CDS encoding PLP-dependent aminotransferase family protein — MDDLTEFYSASARAMSRSLIRELLKLTRRGNIISFAGGLPDPATFPVEELKRITLEVLEREPQLALQYGPTEGDVRLRDQLVAWMAKDGIAVTRDQVLITIGSQQGLDIVGRVFLDPGDIVLVERPSYMAALQVFRSYRAEMVGVEQDDDGLRPDRLEETLDALRRAGKRPKLLYVVPDFQNPSGVTMSAPRRTAVLDLARRHRLLVVEDSPYRELRFEGASVPPLAALDPEGRVIYLSTFSKTLCPGLRIAWVAASEEIIQRFVTAKQGMDLCCPAFTQAIAAEFVARGHLGARLPQITALYRRKRDVMLAALAREMPEGVSWTRPAGGLFLWVRLPAGMDTEQLLRPAVEEEGVAYVVGAGFHADGGGKNTMRLNFSFPSEEQIEEGIRRLGRLIRTHAPAVRTA; from the coding sequence ATGGACGATCTCACGGAGTTCTACTCGGCGAGCGCGCGGGCGATGTCCCGTTCGCTCATCCGGGAGCTCCTCAAGCTCACCCGTCGCGGCAACATCATCTCCTTCGCCGGCGGCCTCCCCGACCCGGCCACCTTCCCTGTGGAGGAACTCAAGAGGATCACGCTCGAGGTGCTGGAGCGAGAACCTCAGCTGGCGCTGCAGTACGGTCCGACCGAGGGGGACGTCCGCCTGCGCGACCAGCTGGTGGCCTGGATGGCCAAGGATGGGATCGCGGTCACCCGCGACCAGGTCCTGATCACCATCGGCTCGCAGCAGGGGCTGGACATCGTCGGCCGCGTCTTCCTTGACCCGGGGGACATCGTCCTCGTGGAGCGACCCAGCTACATGGCCGCCCTACAGGTCTTCCGGAGCTACCGGGCGGAAATGGTCGGGGTGGAGCAGGACGACGACGGCCTGCGCCCGGATCGCCTCGAGGAAACCCTCGACGCGCTGCGGCGGGCCGGCAAGCGCCCCAAGCTCCTCTACGTCGTCCCCGATTTCCAGAACCCCTCCGGAGTGACGATGAGTGCGCCGCGGCGGACAGCGGTGCTGGACCTGGCCCGCCGGCACCGTCTGCTCGTCGTGGAGGACAGCCCCTACCGGGAGCTGCGGTTTGAGGGTGCGTCCGTGCCGCCGCTGGCCGCGCTGGACCCTGAGGGCCGGGTGATCTATCTCTCGACCTTCAGCAAGACCCTCTGCCCGGGCCTGCGCATCGCCTGGGTCGCCGCCTCTGAGGAGATCATCCAGCGCTTCGTCACGGCGAAGCAGGGCATGGACCTCTGCTGCCCCGCCTTCACGCAGGCCATCGCCGCGGAGTTCGTCGCCCGCGGCCACCTGGGCGCGCGCCTCCCGCAGATCACCGCCCTCTACCGACGCAAGCGCGACGTCATGCTGGCCGCCCTGGCCCGGGAGATGCCCGAAGGGGTGAGCTGGACCCGTCCGGCCGGCGGGTTGTTCCTCTGGGTGCGGCTGCCCGCGGGCATGGACACCGAGCAGCTGCTGCGGCCGGCGGTGGAGGAGGAAGGCGTGGCCTACGTCGTCGGCGCGGGGTTCCACGCCGACGGCGGCGGGAAGAACACCATGCGCCTCAACTTCTCCTTCCCCTCGGAAGAGCAGATCGAGGAGGGAATCCGGCGGCTCGGTCGCCTCATCCGCACCCACGCTCCGGCCGTCAGGACGGCCTGA
- the meaB gene encoding methylmalonyl Co-A mutase-associated GTPase MeaB, with product MALIDEALAGSHQALARIISLVEDGDPEGQALLRRLHPRTGGAYTVGITGPPGVGKSTLVDALTRLLRSQGVTVAVVAVDPTSPFTGGALLGDRIRMQDHAVDPGVFIRSMATRGSLGGLAPATSDVVRVLDAAGFQIIFIETVGTGQAEVDVVGAADTVVIVLVPGLGDTVQTMKAGVMEIGEIFVVNKADQGDADRTVTEVKMMLALAPKRGGWDPPVLRSVAANGEGVAEVLEAVRRHRAWQEQEARLPARRRERCRREILRAAERRLQVRLLEVAARGRRLEDLTDLVAAGRLDPAAAAGELLKDL from the coding sequence GTGGCCTTGATCGACGAGGCTCTTGCCGGTTCCCACCAGGCGCTGGCCCGGATCATCTCCCTGGTCGAGGATGGCGATCCGGAGGGGCAGGCGCTGCTGCGCCGCCTGCACCCGCGTACCGGGGGCGCCTACACCGTCGGGATCACCGGGCCGCCCGGGGTCGGCAAGAGCACCCTGGTGGACGCCCTGACCCGCCTGCTGCGCAGCCAGGGGGTGACGGTGGCCGTAGTGGCGGTGGATCCGACCAGCCCCTTCACCGGCGGGGCCCTGCTCGGCGACCGCATTCGCATGCAGGACCACGCCGTCGATCCCGGGGTGTTCATCCGCAGCATGGCGACGCGCGGGAGCCTGGGCGGACTGGCCCCGGCCACCTCCGATGTGGTCCGGGTCCTGGACGCCGCCGGCTTCCAGATCATCTTCATCGAAACCGTGGGCACCGGGCAGGCCGAAGTGGACGTCGTCGGCGCCGCCGACACCGTAGTCATCGTGCTCGTCCCCGGGTTGGGCGACACCGTGCAGACGATGAAAGCGGGAGTGATGGAGATCGGCGAGATCTTCGTGGTGAACAAGGCCGACCAGGGCGACGCCGACCGCACGGTGACCGAGGTGAAGATGATGCTGGCCCTGGCCCCGAAAAGGGGCGGGTGGGATCCCCCGGTGCTGCGGAGCGTCGCCGCGAACGGTGAGGGGGTGGCCGAGGTCCTCGAGGCCGTCCGGCGCCACCGGGCCTGGCAGGAGCAGGAGGCGAGGCTTCCGGCGCGCCGGCGCGAGCGGTGCCGCCGTGAGATCCTCCGCGCCGCCGAGCGGCGCCTGCAGGTCCGCCTGCTGGAGGTTGCCGCCCGCGGCCGCCGACTCGAGGATCTGACAGACCTGGTGGCGGCCGGGCGGCTCGATCCCGCCGCCGCCGCCGGGGAGTTGTTGAAGGACCTGTGA
- a CDS encoding LCP family protein, producing MRTPGSQPAHPAPEIPAVPPAPGPKSGRRGWWVYARYALLGAPVVIAGLLAGAALYLFTHHEAFTGSKVVDRPAPAARPFGWGLRLNRRVNVLIIGVDVTLNTRRQIVNVARSDSLMLVSFDPRRGQISGLSIPRDTRTAIPGVGVTKINAAYAFGGPALTIRTVEQLLGVPVHYYVKLGPQSFARLIDAVGGIEIDVDRDMKYTDHWAGLTINLKKGRQLLNGEQAMGYIRFRHDAMGDITRVGRQQKMLLALFRKLKSPGTILAAPHLLQAFQENTQTNLTMAELMTLGMFAARLDASALTVQTLPGVIRDSYWELDQTLVRRTVLEMFYGVSPAELAATGVEVLNGSGVPGLARQTAQRLERLGVRIVRVDAAQVPVSTTTITYRSDRTLVARMIAEVLGGRAITREIFSRQPGPGADISVVVGRDVAALMGPLVTARR from the coding sequence ATGCGGACTCCAGGGTCTCAACCCGCTCATCCCGCACCTGAGATCCCGGCGGTCCCGCCCGCCCCCGGGCCGAAGTCCGGCCGGCGCGGCTGGTGGGTCTACGCCCGCTACGCCCTGCTCGGCGCGCCCGTCGTGATCGCCGGTCTGCTCGCCGGCGCCGCGCTCTACCTGTTTACGCACCATGAGGCCTTCACCGGCAGCAAGGTCGTCGATCGTCCCGCCCCCGCGGCGCGTCCCTTCGGCTGGGGCCTGCGCCTGAACCGCCGGGTGAACGTCCTGATCATCGGCGTGGACGTCACCCTCAACACCCGCCGCCAGATCGTCAACGTGGCCCGGTCCGACTCGCTGATGCTCGTCAGCTTCGATCCGCGCCGCGGCCAGATCAGCGGGCTGTCCATCCCGCGGGACACACGGACGGCGATCCCGGGTGTGGGCGTCACGAAGATCAACGCCGCCTACGCCTTCGGCGGCCCCGCGCTGACCATCCGGACCGTGGAGCAGCTCCTGGGGGTGCCGGTCCACTACTATGTGAAGCTGGGTCCGCAGTCGTTCGCCCGCCTCATCGACGCCGTGGGCGGGATCGAGATCGACGTGGACCGGGACATGAAGTACACGGACCACTGGGCCGGCCTCACCATCAACCTGAAGAAGGGCCGTCAGCTCCTGAACGGCGAGCAGGCCATGGGCTACATTCGCTTCCGCCACGACGCCATGGGCGATATCACGCGGGTCGGACGCCAGCAGAAGATGCTCCTGGCCCTGTTCCGGAAGCTGAAGTCGCCCGGGACCATTCTGGCCGCACCCCATCTCCTGCAGGCGTTCCAGGAGAACACGCAGACCAACCTGACCATGGCCGAGCTGATGACCCTGGGGATGTTCGCGGCGCGCCTGGATGCCAGCGCCCTGACCGTCCAGACCCTGCCCGGGGTGATCCGCGACAGCTACTGGGAGCTCGATCAGACCCTGGTGCGCCGCACGGTGCTGGAGATGTTCTACGGGGTCAGCCCGGCGGAGCTCGCCGCCACCGGCGTCGAGGTCCTCAACGGCAGCGGCGTGCCGGGCCTGGCGCGGCAGACCGCGCAGCGCCTGGAGCGGCTGGGCGTCCGGATCGTCCGCGTCGATGCCGCCCAGGTCCCGGTGAGCACGACGACGATCACCTATCGCAGCGACCGCACCCTGGTGGCGCGGATGATCGCGGAGGTCCTGGGCGGGCGGGCGATCACCCGGGAGATCTTCTCGCGCCAGCCCGGCCCCGGTGCCGACATCAGCGTGGTCGTGGGCCGGGACGTCGCCGCCCTGATGGGTCCGCTGGTCACAGCCCGACGGTAA
- a CDS encoding ubiquitin-like domain-containing protein, producing MVLGLSGAAGAGVARALWRKDVVIVEAGALRHHTTFARTVKEALEEAGVHLQPGDEVSPAPTTALQEGLRIVVRHPVPVTLIADGKTRLVRSAAPTVAELLARRGITLGASDRVFPSRHAPLRPGLRVRVVRIRHEIESEQTVIPVSVAETLAARQGVVRLVPGSTGLRERVWRVTRADGRITSRVLLGWRTVRHPLDRMLSMRVPRPVAARGSAVGREYIDLVATAYAPFCCRGVDDVTALGVQAGYGVVAVDPRVIPLGSRLYIEGYGYAIAADTGSAIKGLRIDLGFDTTREALRFGRRQVRVHIIQRGRPRR from the coding sequence GTGGTCCTCGGGCTGTCCGGCGCCGCCGGCGCGGGGGTGGCCCGCGCGCTGTGGCGCAAGGACGTGGTGATCGTCGAGGCGGGCGCCCTGCGGCATCACACCACCTTTGCGCGCACCGTCAAAGAGGCGCTGGAAGAGGCGGGCGTCCATCTGCAGCCCGGCGATGAGGTCTCGCCGGCGCCCACCACGGCGTTGCAGGAAGGGCTGCGCATCGTGGTGCGCCATCCGGTGCCCGTGACCCTCATCGCGGACGGAAAGACGCGCCTGGTGCGCAGTGCCGCACCCACGGTGGCGGAGCTGCTGGCCAGGCGGGGGATCACCCTGGGGGCGTCGGACAGGGTCTTCCCGTCCCGGCATGCGCCGCTGCGGCCCGGTCTGCGTGTGCGCGTGGTGCGGATCCGGCACGAGATCGAGAGCGAGCAGACGGTGATTCCGGTGTCCGTGGCGGAGACGCTCGCCGCCCGGCAGGGCGTCGTACGCCTGGTGCCCGGGTCCACCGGCCTGCGGGAGCGGGTCTGGCGCGTGACGCGTGCCGACGGCCGGATCACCTCCCGTGTCCTGCTCGGCTGGCGGACCGTGCGCCACCCCCTCGACCGCATGCTCAGCATGAGGGTGCCGCGGCCGGTCGCCGCCCGCGGCTCCGCTGTGGGCCGGGAATACATCGATCTGGTGGCCACGGCTTATGCGCCCTTCTGCTGTCGGGGCGTCGATGATGTGACGGCGCTGGGGGTGCAGGCCGGCTACGGCGTGGTGGCCGTGGACCCGCGGGTCATCCCGCTCGGCAGCCGCCTCTACATTGAGGGCTACGGGTACGCCATCGCGGCCGACACCGGCAGCGCGATCAAGGGACTGCGCATCGACCTGGGGTTCGACACCACCCGTGAGGCGCTGCGGTTTGGCCGGCGCCAGGTGCGGGTCCACATCATCCAGCGCGGACGTCCCCGCCGCTGA